Proteins found in one Aneurinibacillus uraniidurans genomic segment:
- the accA gene encoding acetyl-CoA carboxylase carboxyl transferase subunit alpha: MAGELPFEKPLLELNAKIEELRRFTSEKDIDLSDEITKLEARAKTLAQDIYEGLTPWQRVQVARHPERPTTLDFINALCTDFIELHGDRLYGDDAAIVAGIAKFNGRPVTVMGHQKGKDTKDNIARNFGMPHPEGYRKALRLMQQADKFDRPIICFINTTGAYPGMAAEERGQSEAIARNLREMASFGVPIICIVTGEGGSGGALALGVGNRLLMLENSFYSVISPEGAAALLWKDASQAQRAAETMKITARDLRELGVVDEIVPEPLGGAHRNLEQTASALREVITRHLAELDIMNREERVADRYNKYKAIGQYAVTQSI, translated from the coding sequence ATGGCTGGAGAACTTCCTTTTGAAAAACCGCTCCTCGAGCTGAATGCCAAAATTGAAGAGCTGCGCCGCTTTACCAGTGAGAAAGACATTGATTTAAGCGACGAGATTACGAAACTTGAAGCGCGGGCAAAGACATTGGCGCAGGATATATACGAAGGACTTACACCGTGGCAGCGGGTACAGGTGGCACGCCACCCGGAACGTCCAACCACGTTGGATTTTATTAACGCATTATGTACGGACTTTATCGAGCTGCATGGAGACCGACTGTATGGGGATGATGCGGCCATTGTTGCAGGCATTGCCAAGTTTAACGGTCGTCCGGTTACCGTGATGGGGCATCAGAAAGGGAAAGATACGAAGGATAATATCGCGCGTAACTTCGGAATGCCGCATCCTGAAGGGTATCGCAAGGCGCTTCGCCTTATGCAGCAGGCGGATAAATTCGACCGCCCGATCATCTGTTTTATTAACACAACAGGTGCATATCCGGGGATGGCAGCAGAAGAGCGCGGACAGAGTGAAGCAATCGCGCGTAACTTGCGTGAGATGGCGTCGTTCGGTGTTCCAATCATCTGCATCGTAACCGGGGAGGGAGGAAGCGGTGGCGCATTGGCGCTTGGCGTTGGCAATCGTTTGTTAATGCTAGAGAACTCCTTTTACTCCGTAATCTCCCCAGAAGGTGCGGCAGCCCTGCTCTGGAAGGATGCATCCCAGGCACAGCGTGCAGCGGAGACGATGAAAATTACGGCCCGTGATTTGCGTGAACTAGGAGTTGTAGATGAGATTGTACCAGAACCGCTCGGTGGAGCACACCGTAATTTGGAACAGACTGCATCAGCTTTACGTGAAGTGATCACCCGTCATCTCGCAGAACTTGATATAATGAATCGTGAGGAACGAGTAGCGGACCGCTACAACAAATATAAAGCGATAGGACAATATGCTGTAACACAATCTATCTAG
- a CDS encoding FxsA family protein, producing the protein MLRILLVLLLVIPTLEIWLFIKVGQGIGWIPTILFCILTGVGGAWLARQQGLRVFRMAQMQMSQGQLPGDAILDGICIFAGGLLLLTPGFFTDILGFFLLFPGTRIIARQLLKIWLFRKIQTGQFKIFNFNRF; encoded by the coding sequence ATGCTGCGTATTTTGCTTGTACTGCTGCTCGTTATTCCGACGCTTGAGATCTGGCTGTTTATTAAAGTCGGACAAGGAATTGGCTGGATTCCGACGATTCTTTTCTGTATTTTAACTGGAGTTGGCGGGGCATGGCTTGCGCGTCAGCAGGGATTGCGAGTATTTCGGATGGCGCAAATGCAGATGAGTCAGGGACAACTTCCGGGGGATGCGATTCTTGATGGAATCTGTATTTTTGCCGGAGGGCTTTTACTGCTAACCCCTGGATTTTTTACGGATATTTTGGGATTCTTTCTGCTCTTTCCTGGCACGCGTATCATCGCGCGACAGCTCCTTAAAATTTGGTTATTTAGAAAAATACAGACAGGGCAGTTTAAGATTTTTAATTTCAATCGTTTTTGA
- the accD gene encoding acetyl-CoA carboxylase, carboxyltransferase subunit beta — translation MLKDIFYKKRRYATVQSGQVTGETDKVEPKEVPEGLMVKCPKCGAITYTRELEKNLKVCQACAHHFPMNAFERIATTLDEGHFFEYDADLLSADPLGFPGYVDKLNQDREKSGLSEAILTGEGTIKGYPVVIAVMDSRFRMGSMGSVVGEKIARAIEQAIEKKYPFLLFSASGGARMQEGVLSLMQMAKTSAALAKLSAAGGLYISIMTNPTTGGVSASFASLGDYNFAEPGALIGFAGRRIIEQTIRQELPPDFQTAEFLLKKGQLDRILPRKEMRDTLGKILDMHTVRGTN, via the coding sequence ATGTTGAAAGATATTTTTTATAAAAAAAGACGCTATGCCACGGTGCAGAGTGGGCAAGTAACGGGTGAGACGGATAAAGTCGAGCCGAAAGAAGTGCCGGAAGGGCTGATGGTAAAATGTCCAAAATGCGGCGCGATTACGTATACACGCGAACTCGAAAAAAATCTGAAAGTATGCCAGGCTTGTGCCCATCACTTTCCAATGAATGCATTTGAAAGAATTGCGACCACGCTGGATGAGGGTCATTTCTTTGAGTATGATGCCGATCTTCTGTCAGCGGACCCACTTGGATTCCCAGGTTATGTGGATAAACTAAATCAGGACCGAGAGAAGTCCGGCTTATCTGAAGCCATTCTGACGGGGGAAGGGACAATTAAGGGATATCCGGTTGTCATTGCTGTGATGGATTCTCGTTTTCGAATGGGAAGCATGGGTTCTGTCGTGGGAGAGAAAATAGCCCGTGCCATCGAGCAGGCGATTGAGAAAAAATATCCGTTCCTTCTGTTCTCCGCATCAGGCGGCGCTCGTATGCAGGAAGGTGTTTTAAGCTTGATGCAGATGGCAAAAACGAGTGCAGCACTTGCTAAGTTGAGTGCGGCAGGTGGACTGTACATTTCGATTATGACTAATCCAACAACCGGTGGTGTATCAGCAAGTTTTGCATCGCTTGGCGACTACAACTTCGCAGAGCCAGGGGCATTGATCGGATTTGCAGGACGTCGCATTATTGAGCAGACGATTCGACAGGAGCTGCCACCAGATTTTCAGACTGCAGAGTTCCTATTGAAGAAGGGGCAGCTTGATCGGATTCTTCCGCGTAAAGAGATGCGCGATACACTTGGTAAAATTCTCGATATGCATACGGTAAGGGGGACAAACTAA
- the icd gene encoding NADP-dependent isocitrate dehydrogenase, translated as MPTHGEKIAVDSTGKLNVPNNPIVPFIEGDGTGPDIWNASVRVLDAAVEKAYNGEKKIAWYEVFAGEKAFNTYGEWLPKDTLTAINEYLVAIKGPLTTPVGGGIRSINVALRQELDLYACVRPVQYFDGVPSPVKHPEQTDMVIFRENTEDIYAGIEWNEGSEEVKKVINFLQNEMGVKKIRFPETSGIGIKPVSKEGTSRLVRAAIEYAIANKRKSVTLVHKGNIMKFTEGAFKTWGYELAEKEFADKVFTWAQYDRIADEQGKDAANKAQAEAEEAGKIIVKDVIADAFLQQILTRPAEYDVVATLNLNGDYVSDALAAQVGGIGIAPGANINYVTGRAIFEATHGTAPKYAGLDKVNPSSVILSGEMMLRHMGWTEAADLIINSIEKTISSKEVTYDFARLMDGATELKCSEFGDALIKNM; from the coding sequence ATGCCGACGCATGGTGAGAAAATCGCAGTTGACAGCACAGGTAAGCTGAACGTTCCAAACAATCCAATCGTTCCATTCATTGAAGGTGACGGTACAGGCCCAGATATCTGGAATGCATCTGTTCGCGTTCTTGATGCTGCTGTAGAGAAAGCGTATAATGGCGAGAAAAAAATCGCTTGGTACGAAGTATTTGCAGGGGAAAAAGCGTTCAATACGTATGGTGAATGGCTGCCGAAAGATACACTGACTGCAATCAATGAATACCTGGTAGCGATCAAAGGACCGTTAACAACTCCGGTTGGCGGCGGTATTCGCTCTATTAACGTAGCGCTTCGTCAAGAGCTTGACCTGTATGCATGTGTACGTCCGGTTCAATATTTCGATGGCGTGCCTTCTCCTGTAAAACACCCAGAGCAAACTGACATGGTTATTTTCCGTGAAAATACAGAAGATATTTATGCAGGTATTGAATGGAATGAAGGCAGTGAAGAAGTGAAAAAAGTGATCAACTTCCTGCAAAACGAAATGGGCGTTAAGAAAATCCGCTTCCCAGAAACATCTGGTATCGGTATCAAGCCTGTTTCTAAAGAAGGAACAAGCCGTCTTGTTCGTGCAGCCATCGAGTATGCAATTGCGAACAAACGTAAGAGTGTAACACTTGTTCATAAAGGAAATATCATGAAGTTCACAGAAGGTGCTTTCAAAACATGGGGCTACGAGTTGGCAGAAAAAGAATTTGCTGACAAAGTATTTACATGGGCACAATATGATCGTATTGCTGACGAGCAAGGTAAAGATGCTGCGAACAAAGCGCAGGCAGAAGCAGAAGAAGCTGGCAAAATCATCGTAAAAGATGTGATTGCAGATGCATTCCTGCAACAAATTCTAACTCGTCCAGCTGAGTATGATGTAGTAGCTACACTGAACCTGAACGGCGACTATGTATCTGATGCACTCGCTGCACAGGTTGGTGGTATCGGTATCGCACCAGGCGCTAACATTAACTATGTAACAGGCCGTGCAATCTTCGAAGCAACACATGGTACAGCTCCGAAGTATGCAGGTTTGGATAAAGTAAATCCATCTTCCGTTATTCTTTCCGGTGAAATGATGCTTCGTCACATGGGCTGGACAGAAGCGGCTGATTTGATCATTAATTCCATCGAGAAAACTATTTCTTCGAAAGAAGTTACATATGACTTCGCTCGTCTGATGGATGGTGCTACTGAACTGAAATGCTCTGAGTTCGGCGATGCATTGATCAAAAACATGTAA
- the citZ gene encoding citrate synthase, which produces MSATKGLEGIVAAQSSISSIIDGVLTYAGINIDELAENASFEEVVYLLWHTRLPKADELDKLKREFAENAEIPQNVIDILKAAPAGNHPMAVLRTAISALALHDTEAQDMSREANLRKAIRLQAKVGTVIAAFSRIRQGKEPVAPRKDFGLAQNFLYMLNGEEPDQIAIEALDTALVLHADHELNASTFAARVTVATLSDIYSGITSAIGALKGPLHGGANEAVMAMLEEIKDPANVESYIREKLDQKVKIMGFGHRVYKDGDPRAKHLCKMSEKLTKLTGQPQWYEMSVKIDEMVSGEKGLKPNVDFYSASVYHSLNIPRDLFTPIFAISRMSGWTAHILEQYENNRLIRPRAEYVGPVNAKYVPVSER; this is translated from the coding sequence ATGTCAGCAACTAAAGGTTTAGAAGGCATTGTAGCAGCACAATCTTCCATCAGCTCCATTATTGACGGCGTGTTGACGTATGCAGGCATCAACATTGATGAACTTGCAGAGAATGCTTCGTTTGAGGAAGTTGTTTATTTGCTCTGGCACACACGTCTGCCAAAAGCAGATGAATTGGACAAACTAAAGAGAGAATTTGCAGAAAACGCGGAAATCCCGCAAAATGTTATCGACATTCTAAAAGCTGCTCCAGCGGGTAACCACCCGATGGCAGTATTGCGCACAGCAATCTCTGCGCTTGCTCTGCACGACACAGAAGCACAAGATATGTCCCGCGAAGCAAACCTTCGCAAGGCAATCCGTCTTCAGGCGAAAGTCGGCACAGTAATCGCTGCATTCAGCCGCATCCGTCAGGGTAAGGAGCCAGTAGCTCCGCGCAAAGATTTCGGCCTGGCGCAAAATTTCTTATATATGCTTAACGGCGAAGAACCGGATCAAATTGCAATTGAAGCACTTGATACAGCGCTTGTTCTGCATGCTGACCACGAGTTGAACGCTTCTACATTCGCGGCACGTGTTACAGTAGCAACGCTGTCTGATATTTATTCTGGTATCACATCTGCAATCGGCGCACTCAAAGGACCACTCCACGGTGGTGCGAACGAAGCGGTTATGGCGATGCTTGAAGAAATCAAGGACCCAGCAAACGTGGAAAGCTATATCCGCGAAAAGCTGGATCAAAAAGTAAAAATTATGGGCTTTGGTCACCGTGTATACAAGGATGGCGACCCGCGTGCGAAACACCTGTGCAAAATGTCCGAGAAGCTTACTAAGCTTACAGGACAGCCGCAATGGTATGAAATGTCTGTAAAAATCGATGAGATGGTATCAGGTGAAAAAGGTCTGAAACCGAACGTAGACTTCTATTCTGCGTCCGTATATCACAGCCTTAACATCCCACGTGACCTGTTCACACCGATTTTTGCGATCAGCCGCATGTCTGGCTGGACTGCACACATCCTTGAACAGTACGAAAACAACCGTCTAATCCGTCCGCGTGCGGAATACGTAGGTCCGGTTAATGCGAAATATGTACCGGTGAGCGAGCGCTAG
- the pyk gene encoding pyruvate kinase has translation MRKTKIVCTIGPASESIDTLKELMKAGMNVARLNFSHGTHEEHAARITAIRQAASELGKNIAILLDTKGPEIRTGLLDQPSVELKEGEMIVLTAEEIRGNEKRVSITYEGLPNDVHPGSTILIDDGLIGLTVEKVEGPDIHCRILNGGTLKDRKGVNVPGVQIGLPGITEKDAQDIEFGIKQNIDIIAASFVRKPEDVLEIRKILERHGASIQIISKIENHEGVKNAADILAVSNGLMVARGDLGVEIPAEEVPLVQKELIYTCNQVGKPVITATQMLDSMQRNPRPTRAEASDVANAIFDGTDAIMLSGETAAGKYPVEAVQTMNRIAERTEAALAYHEILHTQSSRKQMLIPDALSQAVANVAFDLDAQAIITATESGHTARMVSKFRPKAPIVAVTPHAHICRKLALVWGVIPVQSQASGTTDEMLDTSVKTAMQAGLVKSGDLVIITAGVPVREPGTTNLLKVHVVGDVTARGQGIGRKAATGHVLNVKANAELPLLPEGPFVLVATSTDREMMPLIEKASALIVEEGGLTSHAAVVGLSVGIPVVVGVHNAAELFADGDEVTVDAMTGHIYSGFARIL, from the coding sequence ATGCGAAAAACGAAGATCGTCTGCACCATTGGTCCAGCAAGTGAATCGATTGACACCCTGAAAGAATTGATGAAGGCCGGAATGAACGTTGCCCGTCTGAATTTCTCCCATGGCACACATGAAGAACATGCGGCGCGTATTACAGCGATTCGTCAGGCAGCATCCGAACTCGGCAAAAACATTGCCATTCTACTTGATACAAAAGGTCCGGAAATTCGTACTGGCCTTCTGGATCAGCCATCGGTGGAACTGAAAGAAGGGGAAATGATCGTCCTTACAGCTGAAGAGATTCGCGGCAATGAGAAGCGTGTTTCCATTACGTATGAAGGACTGCCAAATGATGTGCATCCAGGGTCTACGATTCTTATTGATGACGGTCTTATCGGACTAACAGTTGAAAAAGTAGAAGGACCGGACATTCACTGTCGCATTCTTAATGGCGGTACGCTGAAAGATCGCAAAGGTGTCAACGTGCCAGGCGTTCAGATTGGTCTGCCAGGTATTACGGAAAAAGATGCACAAGATATCGAGTTCGGGATTAAACAAAACATCGATATCATTGCAGCATCATTCGTGCGCAAGCCGGAAGATGTGCTGGAAATCCGTAAAATTTTAGAACGTCACGGCGCTTCGATTCAAATTATCTCCAAAATCGAAAACCATGAAGGGGTTAAAAATGCGGCAGACATTCTTGCTGTATCGAACGGTCTCATGGTAGCGCGTGGCGATCTTGGCGTTGAGATTCCGGCAGAAGAAGTGCCGCTTGTGCAGAAAGAGCTAATCTATACATGCAATCAGGTCGGCAAGCCGGTGATTACAGCGACACAAATGCTTGATTCGATGCAGCGCAATCCACGTCCGACACGGGCGGAAGCAAGCGATGTAGCGAATGCCATTTTTGATGGAACGGACGCGATTATGTTGTCAGGTGAGACAGCGGCTGGTAAATATCCAGTAGAAGCCGTTCAGACGATGAACCGGATTGCCGAACGGACCGAAGCGGCGCTTGCGTATCATGAAATTCTTCATACACAGTCAAGCCGCAAGCAGATGCTCATCCCAGATGCGCTTAGTCAGGCCGTTGCGAATGTCGCATTTGACCTGGATGCACAGGCGATTATTACGGCAACAGAGAGTGGACATACCGCACGTATGGTATCCAAGTTCCGTCCGAAAGCTCCGATCGTTGCTGTTACACCACATGCTCATATATGCCGTAAGCTAGCGCTTGTCTGGGGCGTCATTCCGGTACAGTCACAAGCATCTGGCACAACAGATGAAATGCTGGATACATCGGTGAAAACGGCGATGCAAGCTGGTCTCGTAAAGAGCGGCGACCTTGTTATTATTACAGCCGGTGTTCCGGTACGGGAGCCAGGTACGACGAACTTGCTTAAAGTTCACGTTGTTGGTGATGTAACCGCACGCGGACAGGGCATTGGCCGGAAAGCGGCAACGGGACATGTATTGAATGTGAAAGCAAATGCTGAACTTCCACTACTTCCAGAAGGACCATTCGTACTTGTTGCCACTAGCACAGACCGTGAGATGATGCCATTGATTGAAAAAGCAAGTGCGCTGATTGTAGAAGAAGGCGGGTTAACGTCACATGCGGCAGTTGTTGGTCTGAGTGTTGGCATTCCGGTCGTTGTTGGTGTACATAATGCGGCCGAATTGTTTGCAGACGGGGATGAAGTAACGGTGGATGCGATGACGGGCCATATTTATTCCGGCTTCGCCCGTATTTTATAA
- a CDS encoding acyl-CoA thioesterase: protein MTEENGKWFETTVRVRYADTDQMQVVYHSNYLIWFEVGRTELIRDIGYAYRRFEDLGFMLPLSETNLKYKKAARYDEELLIRTQVVKCERVRLVFGYEIRRLSDHELLVTGETHHIWTTTELKPVRIEKKMPELYEIMKRYERV, encoded by the coding sequence ATGACAGAAGAGAATGGAAAATGGTTTGAAACAACGGTCCGTGTGCGATATGCGGACACAGACCAGATGCAGGTCGTGTATCATTCCAATTATTTGATCTGGTTCGAAGTTGGACGTACCGAGCTGATTCGAGATATCGGATACGCGTATCGCCGCTTCGAAGATCTTGGCTTCATGCTTCCGCTGTCTGAGACGAACTTGAAATACAAAAAAGCAGCTCGCTATGATGAAGAGCTGCTAATACGGACACAGGTTGTCAAATGTGAAAGGGTACGGCTTGTTTTTGGTTATGAGATTCGCCGCTTGTCTGATCACGAACTGCTCGTAACAGGTGAAACGCACCATATTTGGACGACGACTGAACTTAAGCCGGTTCGAATTGAAAAGAAAATGCCTGAGCTATATGAGATCATGAAACGGTATGAACGGGTATAA
- the ytvI gene encoding sporulation integral membrane protein YtvI, with protein MNTTILYHRIFQVLRFILVLVGLYVIYKALVLTTPLLYPFLIGFIIAYMINRPVNALEERFHWPRWLAISALLVVVIIIILGIATLLVTQVVIEIGKLTEMLPIYIDQLSNYAKNFFTQSIQSSLYERFVSLYSSLDASYQQKIHETIGRTMSGLAAAGTNLTKIILAGIQGILSSLPNAATVMVISIMSSFFISKDYDKITGKFRSLLPDEYSLKGRRIADDLRKALFGFVKAQFTLISITAVIVIIGLLVLQVRYAVSIGLLAGLVDLMPYLGTGTVFVPWIVYSVFDHDYKLVIGLSVLYAIVIIQRQIMEPKIVATNVGLDPLLTLIALFVGLKLFGFIGLIAGPVLLVVINALQNAGVFRDTWEFIKGQPPSTPS; from the coding sequence ATGAACACCACAATTTTATACCACAGAATATTCCAGGTGCTCCGATTCATTCTTGTACTTGTCGGTCTGTATGTGATTTACAAAGCCCTTGTACTTACTACACCCTTACTGTACCCCTTTTTAATCGGGTTTATTATCGCCTATATGATTAATCGCCCGGTAAACGCACTGGAAGAACGGTTCCATTGGCCGCGCTGGCTGGCAATTTCCGCCCTGCTTGTTGTGGTCATAATCATTATTCTCGGTATTGCTACCCTACTGGTTACACAAGTAGTAATCGAGATTGGCAAACTAACGGAAATGCTGCCCATCTATATTGACCAGCTTTCCAACTATGCAAAAAACTTCTTCACCCAAAGTATTCAATCCAGCTTGTATGAGCGGTTTGTTAGTCTATACAGCAGTCTCGATGCAAGCTATCAGCAAAAAATTCATGAAACAATTGGACGTACCATGTCAGGACTTGCAGCAGCCGGAACGAACTTGACCAAAATCATATTGGCCGGTATTCAGGGAATTCTTTCTTCTCTGCCAAACGCCGCTACGGTTATGGTAATCTCGATTATGTCATCGTTTTTCATCAGCAAAGATTATGACAAAATCACCGGTAAATTCCGCTCTCTTCTTCCTGATGAATATTCGCTTAAAGGACGCCGTATCGCTGATGACCTACGTAAAGCTCTGTTCGGTTTTGTCAAAGCACAGTTTACATTGATCTCGATTACGGCTGTAATCGTCATTATTGGACTGCTCGTCCTGCAGGTTCGCTACGCCGTATCCATTGGTCTGCTGGCTGGATTAGTCGATTTAATGCCGTATCTTGGAACGGGTACTGTATTTGTGCCATGGATTGTATATTCCGTATTTGATCACGATTATAAATTAGTGATTGGGCTTTCTGTTTTATACGCCATCGTCATTATTCAACGCCAGATTATGGAGCCGAAAATTGTCGCCACTAATGTTGGACTCGACCCGCTTCTTACACTAATTGCCCTGTTTGTTGGTCTTAAGTTGTTCGGATTTATTGGCTTGATTGCGGGTCCTGTTTTGCTTGTTGTCATCAATGCACTGCAAAACGCAGGGGTGTTCCGCGATACGTGGGAGTTTATTAAGGGACAACCACCGTCTACTCCATCATAA
- a CDS encoding FadR/GntR family transcriptional regulator gives MPLLPEKRKVYQEILLEINRIIKEDGLKPGDKLPSERELSDRLAVGRSSVREALRALELLGLITTRRGEGTFLQHYRHNKLIDLIGVYVLKDFKTRNDVVEMRTILELDAVRLACRRGSERHFREMDRIIQSAEQAIEAGRIPTEEDYLFHRTICRSSRNSVLHRIWVPLIEYSKTVRETSLAREGRAEEALEEHRAILEAIRAGDENLAVMRMALHLENSIL, from the coding sequence ATGCCGCTGCTTCCGGAAAAACGAAAAGTCTATCAGGAGATTTTGCTTGAGATTAACCGTATTATTAAAGAGGACGGCCTTAAGCCGGGGGATAAGCTTCCATCAGAGCGAGAATTGTCTGATCGACTTGCTGTTGGTCGCTCTTCTGTGCGCGAAGCACTTCGGGCACTTGAACTGCTCGGATTGATTACAACGCGCAGAGGCGAAGGTACATTTCTGCAGCATTATCGTCATAATAAACTGATTGATCTAATTGGTGTGTATGTATTAAAGGACTTTAAGACAAGAAATGATGTAGTAGAGATGCGTACAATTCTGGAGCTTGATGCGGTGCGGTTGGCTTGCAGGCGGGGAAGTGAGCGTCACTTCCGAGAGATGGATCGAATCATCCAGTCTGCTGAGCAGGCGATTGAGGCTGGGCGGATTCCGACAGAGGAAGATTATTTATTCCACCGTACGATCTGCCGCTCCAGTCGCAACTCCGTTTTGCATCGAATCTGGGTGCCGCTTATCGAATACAGTAAGACTGTGCGGGAAACCTCGCTTGCGCGTGAAGGTCGTGCCGAGGAAGCGCTTGAGGAACATCGAGCAATTCTTGAGGCGATTCGAGCAGGGGATGAGAATCTAGCGGTTATGCGGATGGCGCTTCATCTGGAAAACAGTATTTTATAG
- a CDS encoding NAD(P)-dependent malic enzyme has protein sequence MREKALQLHTENRGKIRVESKVPLESAYDLSLAYSPGVAEPCKDIFDNTKKVYDYTSKGNMVAVVSDGSAVLGLGNIGPEGALPVMEGKAVLFKSFAGVDAFPICLNTQDPEEIIRTVKYLEPTFGGINLEDIAAPNCFEIEERLKEELNIPVFHDDQHGTAIVTAAGLLNALKLTGKKMEDILVVANGAGAAGIAIIKLLLSMGVKDVIMCDSKGAIYEGRPFGMNPVKDSIARITNHKRAEGTLEDVMKGADVFIGVSVAGSVTPEMVKSMNENPIIFAMANPVPEIMPELAREMGAAVVGTGRSDFPNQVNNVLAFPGIFRGALEVMATDINEAMKLAAVRAIAELISEEELSADYIIPSPFDTRVAPHVAAAVAQAAIETEVARQEIDPKQLQQKMQAESTR, from the coding sequence ATGAGAGAAAAAGCATTACAGTTGCATACAGAAAATCGCGGGAAAATCCGTGTCGAATCCAAAGTGCCACTTGAGAGCGCATATGATCTGAGCCTTGCATACTCACCGGGCGTTGCAGAGCCTTGTAAAGATATTTTTGATAATACGAAAAAAGTATATGATTATACGTCTAAAGGTAACATGGTAGCAGTCGTGTCAGACGGATCAGCGGTGCTCGGTCTTGGCAATATTGGACCGGAAGGCGCGTTGCCAGTAATGGAGGGCAAGGCGGTACTGTTTAAATCATTCGCAGGCGTGGACGCGTTCCCGATCTGCTTAAATACGCAGGACCCGGAAGAAATCATTCGGACTGTGAAATATCTTGAACCGACATTTGGCGGCATTAATCTCGAAGATATTGCAGCTCCGAACTGCTTCGAGATTGAAGAACGCCTGAAAGAAGAGCTAAATATTCCAGTATTCCATGATGATCAGCATGGAACAGCGATTGTAACGGCAGCCGGTCTACTTAATGCACTCAAGCTTACTGGCAAGAAAATGGAGGACATCCTGGTAGTAGCAAACGGCGCAGGTGCGGCGGGAATTGCTATTATTAAGCTTCTGCTGTCGATGGGTGTAAAAGACGTGATCATGTGTGACTCTAAGGGTGCGATTTATGAAGGGCGTCCGTTCGGTATGAACCCGGTTAAAGATAGCATCGCTCGCATTACAAATCATAAGCGAGCAGAGGGCACGCTAGAAGACGTGATGAAAGGTGCGGACGTATTCATTGGCGTATCAGTAGCGGGCTCAGTTACACCGGAAATGGTGAAGAGTATGAATGAGAACCCAATCATTTTTGCAATGGCAAATCCGGTACCAGAAATTATGCCTGAGTTAGCACGAGAAATGGGTGCAGCCGTTGTGGGAACCGGACGTTCTGATTTCCCAAATCAGGTGAACAACGTACTCGCATTTCCAGGTATCTTCCGTGGTGCACTTGAAGTGATGGCAACAGACATTAACGAAGCGATGAAGCTTGCTGCAGTCCGTGCGATTGCTGAGCTCATCAGCGAAGAGGAACTGTCAGCGGACTATATCATTCCATCGCCATTTGATACACGGGTCGCTCCTCATGTAGCGGCGGCCGTCGCTCAGGCAGCGATTGAAACGGAGGTAGCACGACAGGAGATTGATCCGAAGCAGCTACAACAAAAAATGCAGGCTGAAAGCACGCGATAA